CCCCTAGGTGGCCAAGAAAAAGGATCATCTCACCGGTTGCAgcattcatagtagcaggagcgCTTTCTCTGTCCTGCTTCACTGCTGTCACTCCAATGCCATATTCAGTTCCAGGTCTCAGACCTACGGTGAATGTGTAGAGATGTGTCACTGTTTAGGGATGGTGCTAGATAAATAGtttcttggtttttttaaataagaaaactaTAGTGGCGCCAGATCTTTCCTGTTCTATGAACATTAAGAGCCAAATTTTCAGACACTCTCTGGTGGGCCTCCAATGTGGAAGAAAAACCGGTTGCATTCACAGTCAACTTGGTGATTTATTATCATCATTGCATTACCTCGAGACTtcaaccaagatcagggtccctgtgtgctaggcactgtacaaacacataaaaagTGACAATTCCCACCTCAAAGAGATTATGATTGAAATAAATGTAACCTGCACGAGTGTGCAGACTTCGTGTTGAATGTGAAAATCCCAACTGCCTAACTTGCAGGCAAGAGGTCAACCTGCAAGCATAAAAAAGTGTGTGCTCACTTCTGCAAGCACGTGCAAAAGTGGCATGGGGAGCCGGAGCCTTggtgtcagatttttaaaggtatttaggtgcctggagagtcagatttcagagtaacatctGTGTTagttggttagtctttaaggtgccacaagtactcctttttttttttgagattcaGAGAGGCACCTAGAGAGATTTCAAAGTTACCCAAAATCAACTGCCAGTGATTTCAAAATtgatttgaaaattccactaggtgcctatccgcatctttaaatacctttaaaaatctggccctcaggctGACAACGTGGCTCCTGACAGGAACAAAGACACAATGTACCCAAGTTGGTAAAAAATGAGAGTCTCCTGGTATGTAAATCATCTTCAAAGTCTTTTACATCCTGAATATCTTCTCTACCATAAAAGATTCAAATACACTTATTATCCCAATCTGCATGGATTTTGGTGTGGTTTTAAAGTCTCTTTCATAGATTCACATTTCTCTTCTCATCTCTCCAATATGACTCTTTATAGTGCTACATTTTTGTAAATTCTTTGTAATCCATTCAGAAGATACAGTCCTTTACACTAAGTGGGTCTCCTGTTCCTCTGTTGTGCAGATATAATTCTTAGAGTTGGGGAAAGTTCCATTCATAGCAAAGGAAGATCAGATCTCTCTAGATAGCTTATGAGACCCTAATGAAAACAATGCTCTTATTGAATATTGATGCAATTATGTTGTGATTATATAAATATTATGGTGGGCTGAGGCACCAGCTGGAGACATAAAATAAAGCCCAAACTCTGGTTCAATTCAAGATCCCTTTATTCATGGCTAGTTTTATTAACCTAAGATTTCAAAACAGTCAACAGCTGTGAGGGGAGAGGACAAGGCATTATCCATGCAGTAGATTCCTCTTTGTTTTTAGAGACCTGCCCCAGATCAGCCATGTGGCAAGCAGGTACCCGGCTTCTATTTGTAACCCGTTACATGCCTTTACACCTTGCCACAGTGCATCGTGATGATAGGAGGTCAGATCTCCAGATGGTTACTGGTGCCAGTTACATTAACAACAATCTCACTTTGATCCTACCTGTGAGTGTAGCCTTGGTCGTGACCTGGTTACTCCTTGGCACAGTTATTTCAGCATGGTCTCCACCTGAGATGGGAGCAAACTTGATTCTGTAGTTATCGATGCTGGCTTGGCTGTTCTTCCACTCCAAGGTGATACTGTTGTCTGTCTGAGACAGGCGCTTCAGGTTCTTCGGTGCATCCAAGTCTGAGGAGGgaaaaaaggttttctctctcagGACAGAAGGAAAGAATGATTCATACGCCTGGCATATGGTACCATCTACAAGATAAGATCAATTTTCCCACAGAAGTTGCCACTtcaaggaaagcagacacttcctgtgaaattttttcattttgtttaatcgaaaacccaattttccatcacaTTAAAGGTGTGACGGGAAATGGTTGACCAGCCCTGGAATTCAGTATTCAGAAGATACACTCCAACCCTGGCCTAAAGGAGTCTCATCTCTTGGAGTGAAATAGGGATTTTATCTAAAAATTCCAGGAGCTGTCATAATTCACTCCCATAACGGACTCAAATCCTGCTTTGGTGAAACAACTCCACCCTGGGGCAAAAGAAGATTTCATTCTCCTTGTTCCATTTATTCCCCAGCATTGTCATATGGCTCCATTAACAGATCCAAACCATGACTGCATGCTAAAATGCACACCTTTTACCAAAGCATTCCCAGCATAACCAAAGGTGAAACTGAATTAAAAATCAAAGCAGGCAGAGATTCCCAGGacccaggaagggaaaaaaaaaagagttctctTCTAATCCACAATGGATGTAGGCAGAATAATGCATCTGTTCAGAACTAGGCACTGTGGTAATGGCGGTTATAGGAAAACTTTAGATCAGTAAACACACAGGCAGGCAGATAAGGTAGGAGGAACACtgtttggtggtggtgatggtgtggGAAATGGGAGATTCAAGGTAAAGGTATCTAAAGGTCCTAAAGAATCTGGGAACCTAATttcaattttcaaaagagatacaggcacttaggagcctaagtctcttGGAAAAGCAATGGGAGCTaagttcctaagtcacttttgaaaagtttactCGACTTCCATAAACCTCTATGACTGGTACAGTGCTGTGCTGGCATAACAACTGTGAAGTGAAGCAACATGATACAGCTAATTCGCATGGATGTGTTGATGGTGattggagtagagcagaagacaAGAAGCTATGACCGTTTCTGAACAAGCTCTTTACCTGTGACAAAGATTTCCTTCACAGGGTCGCTGGCCATGTCCCCACGCCGAGAGATCAGCGTCACCTCATACTCTGTGTGTGGCTTCAGATTCCCAATGGAGTACTGGCTTTCATCCTCAAAGAGGTCGATGGTCGTCCTGTCCCTTGGAACATCCTTTGGTCCGTAGGTGAGTTCCATGTCATCAATTTCAGCCAAAGGTTTGAACCATGTGATTAAAGCTGTGGTGTCTGTCACATCTCTTGCCTCAATCTGGCTTGGGCCATCAAGCTCTGttaaggaaagaggaaaaacatgAATTTTCTGATCCCATCATAGAGAGATCAAACATAGTCTGGACATTGACCCTTAATAGTTGAATCAAAGCAAAGTTCAAATACGTGGCTCCTATTAGCTGAAACTCATCTTCATGTCGACTTCCTTATGGCCCTTAACGTTCTACCGATGCAGATGGAAAGtgctgtgttacacaggaagGAAAAGGGACGTATACTGAGCCGGTTCTGCATCGGCACAGCAAGGATAAGCAGCAGTCCAAGCAAGTTCTTCAGCTGCACGAGGACTCCTGCTGGTGCCAAATAGTTTCCATGTGGTGGGTTAAGGATGCAGAGCCTGTTTCACTTTGTTGCACTCTCTGAATGGGAATAAAATGTATGCTGGCCCACGGCCAGCTGGAAGAAACATCTCCTTTCCTCCCCAGACAGGTAACCCACTCATTCCTTGTGTCAGCTACTTCAGTTCTTCCCGGCTATGTGTTTTCAAAAGCAGAAACTTTTGAAAGTGTGGCTTGGTTTGCCTCTAGTTTAGCATCTCCACAGAGTACACCAAATAACAGAACAGTACTTACTTGTGGTAAACACTCTAAACAACCCAGGTcctctggttttgtttttcactaCATGCAGGGACACGTTATACTGTTGTCCTGGTGCCAGACCTGGCTGCATATACGATGTGTCTGGTCTCTTCAAACTGTTGGTTATGTCCCCATTATCTTCCTTTTTCTGTAACACACAAGGCACTTGGTTAAAATTCAAGTTGGACTAACTGCTTTTTTATTCATCCAAACTCTAACGTTTCCTGAAGACAAACTgattttaatgaagtttttgATGGGAAGGTTTCCGAGGTCCATGGAGGGACTCTCCGGTCATTTCCAGGGAGACAGCACTGAATCCAAAAACAGACCTTTTGGAACAATTCCATTTTGTGGAAACATTGGAAAAGtttggttttcattccaatgAGGAACAAAAACGAATTTTAAACCCTCAAAAGTTATTGTGAAATAAAATGGGCAttctctggccagctctagtttgaATGCAGCATAAAAGGAGCCCAACACTCTGCACTTGTACTCGGAGGCATCACGGGATGAGCTTTTTCCTTACCATATTTCGGAAGACGAGCTCCCAGCCATCAAATGAAATGTTCAGAGGATCCCACTCCACCTGCACAGATGTCTCCCTGATGGATTTGAATGTCAGACCTTCAGGAGCAGGCAGATCTATGAGGAGAAACAGCAAGAGGGTAGCTACATGGATCATAGTGTTCCCACAGATCAGAAAACTAGGTCTTCACAAACGAGTACCGTGGTGAAAATCACTGGGGATGTTTTGAGATACTCCAAGATGCTTACATGGTACTGTGACGGGtgctatagatagatagataggcaACTAGTACAATGAACAAACACACGGTGGACCGATAGCAAAGGTGGGTTCTGTAGACGGATGGATGACTTTTTTTCGTCCCCAAAGATGCCAGAGTTAATTTGGGACCCAAACGATAGGAAAATCTATCCACCATCctgactcctccctcccacctctccAGCCACAAGGGCTTTTTAATCATCCTTGATTTCCAGACCCACCCCCCCAAAATGTCCGCCACACCCACAGATATGTTGGTGCCTTTTAAGAGACATGCATAGCTATGTACTTGCCAGTTTAGCAGTTCTGTGATACACTGCAGCACTACATGTTAAAGCAGAGATCAGACTTTAGCCCCTTCTACTTACAGGTGATAGTTCCCTTCCATAGAACCTTTCCAAGCACAGTAATTAGCACATGCATGCAATAAgttaaatatattatatatacccACAATGCCTTTGCTTTCTCAGGTGGGCCAACTGGAAATATATGAGCTCATTTGGGTGGCAAGACTGAAACATGAGGATAATGAAGAGTGAATGCACTTATTTAATCTGGCTTTGATGGTGCACATTACTCTTAAAAATAAAGCATAATATTCTACAGCAACAGCTTATAATAGTGTTATTATAGGGCTAGAGGGCCACGGGTATAGAATAGTATGGTACGGCATGGCATGCCTTACAAGAGGCTGAACCTTGCAGTAGTGAAAGGCATTGAGATATCGTAGAGAAAGGTGAGACAGATGTGCAATGAAAGTGATTTGTACTTGGAAGCATTGAAAATCCAATTACAATAGTACTGAGCCAAATGCTTTTACGTGGATGCATGAAAACGATTTTACAGGTGGAGTCCCAAAGCCTTAAACTGTAGCCTGTCATGACAGTAGACAGAGTTTTGGTTTACAGGAACCCAATGATATTCAATGGAAGGCTTCATGCAGAGCAGGAAAGTTCCAGTACTGTAATTCTATCGTTCTGAAGGCATACCATTGCAAGAAGAGAttggaaaagaaaactgaggagaCTCTGGCTTGGTCCAGACTTCAAGTGGAATACAAAAGagaaagaacaataaaaaaagaaaagtcccaaagaaaagaaaagagacaagTAAATGTATATTAGGGAGCAGAGAGATGGTCAAATATAgagatttgtatttattttaaactcaCAGGTTGCCACCCTGGCACTGATTGGAATACTCTTCTTGTTCTTTAGGATGGCAAACACACGGATAAAGTATTCCACACCAGGCTCCAGTTCACGGATGGTAGCAGATGTCTTGTTTCCAGGCACCCTGAACTGCAGTTCTAGGCCACCAACACTGGTAGGAACATAGGTGATGAGATACTCATTGACTAGATTCTCATTCTTCCATTCCAGATTGACCGTCTGATCTGTCACTTCTGTCACTGTCAAGTCGCTTGGAGAGGACACTGccagggggagaaaaaaaaatcaatggagaCATTAAGACAGTGGGCCAATTTCTGCTGTCACACCCATATGCAACTCCTGTTCATAGTAATACACGCCCCCCTCTAATGGCTGATGCACAGAGGTTTATAAGGCCACCAGAGCTGCCTGTTAGGGGACTTAGTGACTTATCTCAAGTGCTAATGGCCCATGAGTTTAGCTGAAgatcctgggttcaaatcctattGTCAGCTTGGGTGAGGCCAGCTATCTGGAATTACTTCAACAATTTCAGAGGAATTATTCCAGATTTTCATGGGTGGGAGATCAAACTAAGACTCAGGATTCTTCTGCTGGGAGGAAACTGGAGGAGATAAAGAATTGGAAATGTCAccacagggacagcaaaaggaACACAGCAGGGTTTCATAGCCCAAGAGTTACAACTCCTAttggaaaaacaacaaggaggccttgtggcacctgagagactaacaaatttatttggacataagctttcgtgggctaaaacccacttcatcagatgcatggagaggaaaataggtgggttttagcccaggaaagcttatgcccaaataaatttgttagtctctaaggtgccacaaggactcctctttgtttttgctgatacagactaacacggctgcccctctgaaactcCTACAGGAGTGACTGCAAGTTGTCTTAAGGGCCATAGGTTGTGCTAACAGcaaatgacaaaactcccagtgcTGACTCAGCTTTGCTGACCAGCAAGTCAGAGAGGATGGGAGCCAAGACTGTCCATTCCACAGGTTGATTTACTCCCAAGGAGCAGTCAACCAACTGAGCTCCTTGGTCTCTCCTTGCATGGTGCCACAGCGTGGCACGCACTCTGTTCTGTACACCTGAAACAGTTGCTATGCTGCAGATGCAAACCCCCCACTTTCCCAGTTCAGCATGAACAAGCGGTATCAGACATAGGAAACTTATCTTTAATCTGCAACCTGGCTATCAGAAATACACAGAACTCAGGCTGTCAACCTTTGAAGTCTTTAGCCTATACTCCAGTATTCCTGGAGGGCCACAAGTCTTATTTTCGAGTCAAAGCTCCCTCTACACTTTAAAAAGCTACTTCCCTTAGCAAATCCAGCTGACTCCCTAGTTCTAGGACTCTTTGCTTTCCCCTTGGCTGAGCAGATGTATTTTAGCTACAGCCAGTACAGAAGAATACAACAGAAGAAGTGTCATGGGAAAGTAAAAGTGCAGGAGGCCATATTGCCAGCTACTTGTAAATCGCTGCATAGCCACTGACGTCCATGGGAATTGTACAGATTTATACCAGGTGAGAAACATAGCTACAGTGTTAGCCTCACTGGCCTCTTGGTCATCAAACTATTAGACCCAAGAACAGTAGAAATAACAAGAATTCTGGTCACCTTGGCCAAATGCTGCCTTAaccccagtgacttcactggggtcaTTCCTGGTTTATACCATCGTAAACAAGATCCGAATCAGACCCCGGCTTTCTAAAAAATACCCTTAAATCTCCATTCGCTGACGGACAAATAGAGGGTAATTTAAGGGTGGTTGGCTGGCTGAGACCAACACTAAAACCTACCATTGGCGCAGTCATCCCCTTCGTATCCGTCATCACAAATGCAATGCCCATCAACGCAGCGGCCCATGTCATTGCAGTTGTTGGGGCAGGATCGCTCACCGCAGTCCACTCCTTGAAAGCCCTCGTCGCACTGGCACAGCCCGTTGACGCAGAGCCCCCGGTTGTTGCAGTCACTGGGACACCGCTGTTGGCTACAGTCGATCTCAGTGAACCCATTGTCACACTGGCACAGCCCGTTGACGCAGAGCCCCCGGTTGTTGCAGTCATTGGGGCACCTCAGCTCAGCACAGTCCTCCCCCATGTACCCCTCGTCGCACACGCACTGCCCATTGACGCAGCGCCCGTGGTCATTACAGTTGTTGGGACACCTCAGCTCTCCGCAGTCCTCGCCCACGAAgccctcttcacacacacactgcccgtTGACGCAGAGCCCCCGGTTGTTACAGTCGTTGAGGCACCTCAGCTCTCCGCAGTCCTCGCCCACAAAgccctcttcacacacacactgcccgtTGACGCAGCGCCCCCGGTTGTTACAGTCATTGGGGCACTTCAGCTGGCTGCAATGCTCGCCTGTGAAGCCCTCGTCACACTCACACTGCCCATTGACACAGCGGCCCCGGTTGCTACAGTCGCTAGGACACCGCAACTCACTGCAGTCTTCGCCCATGAAGCCCTCCTGGCACACACACTGCCCATTGATGCAGCGGCCCCGGTTGTTACAATctttggggcacttcacttggcCACAGGCGGCGCCAGCAAAGCCCTCGTTGCACACGCACTTCCCGTTGACGCAGCGCCCCCGCTTGTTGCAGTCCTTGGGGCACCGCCGCTCGCTACAGTCGTCGCCCACAAAGTCCTCATTGCAGATGCACAGCCCATTACTGCAGCGGCCATTGTTGTTGCAGTTGTTGGGGCAGGTAAGCTCCCCACAGTCCTCCCTGGTGAAGCCCTCCTCACAGTAGCAGGTCCCGTTGACACAGCGGCCACGGTCGTAGCAGTCATTGGGGCAGATAAGCTCGCCGCAGTCTTCACCTGTGTAGCCTTCGTCGCACACACACTCTTTCTCCACGCAGCGCCCACGGTTATTGCAGTTGTTCGGGCAGAGCGGCTCACTGCAGTCCTCACCAGTGAAGccttcaacacacacacaccgaccGTTCACACACTTTCCATGCTCCCTGCATGCCACCGGGCAAAGCTCTTCACTGCAGTCCTCACCGGTGTACTCCTCAAAGCACAGACAGACACCATTGATGCATTTGCCTTGGTCACTGCAGTCATTGGGGCAGGTGAGCTGGCTGCAGTCCTCCCCAGTGAAGCCCTCATCACAGATACATTTTCCATTGACACAGTGGCCTTTGTTGTTGCAATTGTTCGGGCATTCTGGTTCTGAGCAGTTGGGTCCTTTCCAGCCAGGTTCACAAATGCAGCCACAGTGCTCAGTGCTGTAGTTCCCTCGTCCACTGCAATATGGCGTGGTGTCCACTTGTCCTGTATCAATGAATCAGAAAACTCATTACACCTAAGAGATTGTGGTGTGCGTCACAGAAGTTAGACACACAAGATTGTTACTAAGACCACTCTGGTACTGCTCGTAGGGCACGGGTCAGGGTTACAAAATTTTATAATCTTGTATAAAATGGCAGGGGTAAGCATCCACTGAACCCAAGGACAACTGTTACCTCTTCTCTTAAAAAATAGTAATGGTGGCAGAAGTGGGATGATGCCAATGTGGACAGTGAGCTTGGATTCGTGGCCTGCTCACACAAATATCACATAGTGATTAAGGGATGGGTGAATCTCAAAAAATTTGGCGTGGATAAATATCCAAAAGTTTTGTGTAAGATTAAACCCTTCAGGTTTGGGTTGTGCCAAATATACTCTGAAAATGGCTTCTCACACTTCATTCTGCTGCTCTGACAGCCCCGACCAAACCCAACAAGAGCAGAGGTatgttgaaattttaaaaaagagataatggtaagaattttaaaatgtattatttattattaatcatgtttattacagtaataCCTAACAGCCAGCCAAGAatggggacccattgtgctaggtgctgtacaaacacactggCTGTGCTGCCTTGGGCATATATAGTCTCAGGGACTCATttaccccatctgtaacatggggataagaTGGAGTGGGGAGGCAGTGAAGAGGAATTAGAGTCTGTGCAGCACTTTGAAGTCGACAGGCACGACCCGCTGATGGATTTCTGGCCAGGCCAGTGGATAATACTTTCTGTCCTTACAAAATGATAATCATAagaatatagggcctgattctcagctgctgttaTAAAGGATGGCTTTGTTGAAAGCCCAGATGCACAAAGGTACTTGGGCACCTAAGCCCCAGTTTTGGCTGCACtgcgatccacaaaactcccaccaaaCCCTAATCCAGACACCTACGTGTTCAGGATAAGAGCTCCCAAAGTGCCCATGTTTCAGCCTCTGGCCTCACCTGCTGCTGTCTCCCTCTAGGCCTGTGGCTGCTTATCTGCAGCCTAAGCCCCACAGGGATCCATGAACCGGGTGATTCATGAACCAAAGGGATTCATGAATAACAGTTGTCTGGCTATGGCCTGTGGATAAATCCAAGTCTTGCAAATGTATCTTAACATTTCACAAGCTGGTCAAAAATATTTCCAATTTTGATGGCACTTCAGAACGAATGGGGTTCATTTTCCCCGGTTTTTCAACAAGCTCTCATTTATTCGCAGCCAGGAGCCAGACTCTGCTACGCAGCAGCTTCGCCCACCCGCCTTACCCTCTGCTGTTAGGCCGCTGTGGCAGCAGCCAGCGCTGCTGGAGCACTGATCTCGTAGAGAGGATACCAGCCCCTCCAGCTCTTCCAGTCTGCTCAGCAGATCCTTGATGTCAGGGGCAGCTGCACAGCCACAAGCCCGGCGGGGGATGTTGATGCGGTGTGTGAAGACAATCTGGTTCCCCTCGTTCACCGTGTGCTCCTGGTAGGTCTTGCTTGGCTCAACCTGGGGCTTCAGGTCTGCGTCCTCATTAGCTGAGTCCAAGTCcacagagcagagggagcccatgGGTACATTAATGTTGTAGACGTGGTTAAAGACCACAGACTGGTTATCCTCCGGCAAGGTCACGTTTAACCCGGTCTCCCGCTTCTGCCGGATAATTCTCTTGATGAGCCCACCGTTGACATGGTGGTGTAGCAAAGCTATGATGGCACAGGTCAAAACCTGCAAGGGAAGCCCCATGGTGATATTTGGCTCCTTTGGGACACTGCTGGTTCCTTAATGCCGTTTTGCTTTCTCAGTCCGGAGAAGAATTTGGAGAGCCAGCTCCAAACAAAATTctatttctcttctcttcctgctgTGCTTTCCCCCTATAACAACAATGAAAGTTGCACAGAATGAGTTACCACTGCACCTCCCAATTAAAGATCCGCAATACTGAAAGCCGGGAGGCCTGATAAAGAGGTCAGGTGCACCACCGCTGACATCAAGAGCCAGTCAGCTTCAAGTCACTGAGCCTGCATTTAAACACCACCACAATCCATCCCCTTCCATCCAAGACCCTGGTGCACTTGCAAATGagtccccattttacaagtgaaCATACTGAGCCACAGAGAGTTTAAGTGATTCACAGGGCCAAGAACGGAAACCAAGACTGCTGACAAAAATTCTACCCACCCGGTGCACACATGTAAATTCCATTGCTGACAATGGGCACTGTCCATGTGCACTCGAGGTAAGAATCCGGCCCCCTGAAAGAAGTATTGTGAGCAGTAAGTTTGGGGGCTATTACTGAAGGATACTCTGTTTTTATAAGGGTAAGAAGCAGAACTAGTCAAAACACAAAAAtcaagataaaagaaaaggaggacttgtggcaccttagagactaaccaatttatttgagcatgagctttcgtgagcttcggtgaagtgagctgtagctcacgaaagctcatgctcaaataaattggttagtctctaaggtgccacaagtactccttttctttttgtgcatacagactaacacggctgttactctgaaaaaaatcaagatgatttcctttaaaaacaaatggaaattcTACATTTTGATGTCATTCTAGTAAGAAACTAAGAATCCCTCCCTCCTCTCACCCAACAACCAAGTGGTCTCAGCCTAACAAGCATCAGGCCATTTGAGACCTAAATCATGTGTCATCTAGCACGTCACAGCCACTAAGCCCATTTCAACTGTTTCCCTTTATTTACAATTGACTTGGGGGGTAGAAAGGGGATCAATGTCAAGACTTAATGTGTTTCTTATATAGACCCCCGCAAAGGAATTGGTTTATGGCAGTGAAGTAAATGTGTTCTCAGACGAAGAGTCAAGCTTATGGACTTTGATATCTTCTTCACagccacactgatttacatcTGCTAAGGATCCAGGCCATCGTATATACTGGGAGAAACAGATATTAGTTCAAGTGTAGCAGGTATCTTGCACTGTGCTGAGCTACATCAATCTCTCGGAAGGGTAGGAGACCAGACAGGTGTGTGGGGGAATAactgggaaaagaaaagaaaagaaaagaaaagaaaagaaaagaaaagaaaagaaaacccctTTGATATACCTGAGCCCTTCAAGAGAAAGAGAAAGCTTCACATTGACACAGGTGTGAACAGGTCTTTTCAGCAACAGGTGACTCCTTTCACCAGGCACCATTTTCCAATATCTGATCTTTCATCAGCTATCCATAAAGTACCTACTTTTAGCCACGGCCACCTGGCTGGGCCAGAACAGCCCTTCCTGCATGTCATTCTTTTTTAATtcgggaggggaaaaaaaaagatgttgAGGTGAATTTCAAGTGGACTGAACTGGagagcagataaaaaaaaaataaccgcccccttccccccaatctTCGTCCATTCAGAATTAGCCCTTCTTCTCTCAGACTGACATACTCAAAGAGCCTGCTCGGCAGGCTATCCAACCACTCCCTAATAAATACCTTAATTTTTGTGTTGCTTTCCACTCCCAGAAAAGTCTTGTTAAATGGATAGATCAGTTGTTGGCCCATGACTGGATGTGGCCTCTCTTTCTTTGTGTTGGTAATTCCCCAAACAGCAATAAAGACTCTGATACCCAAGGCTCTGATGGCAATAGATATCAGCTGGGTAACCAGCTTCCATGGCCCTTTGCCTCCCATGAAGTGTAGAGATCAATTTTGTTTCCCCATGCAATTCCGCTGGCTTTTACAACAGGAGGACAAGAATACCCCAGCCTCCTTTATCCAGGTCCATTTTCTGCATAGACAAAGCAGGGCTCCCAAAGAGtgaactttatattttttaattaggAAATAAATCAGAACCATACAAGGTGCAACCGCATCTTGTTCTCTGTCTAGGAAACCATTCAGCTTTGAATCATTCTCCAGCACTTTCCCTGTTTGTTCAAAAGTGTTTGAACCCAGCTTCTGTGCTGGAAAAAGTCACCAGGTAAATAATAATAGAGGTGGTCCTGAGCCAGACACTCCCAATGGTTGGTGAAGTTCAGATCTAGATCTATATCTCAATTTGTGACCTAggcccatctgtaaatggggctCTGAGTCATGCAAGTATCCCTACTCAGGATAGTACTTAAAAACAGGCTTACTTCATACTTGTCCTTgaattccagtgaagtcaggaTTTATGTAGGTGCTTAAGGCCTTTCCTGATTTACACAGCAGTTTCCacttgaggatctcaaagtggaTCTCAAATGATGAAGCGGAGATCCCAGGTACGCTATGTATTTTACCCCAAGACCTCGATTGTCTCACAAGTTATCTGTAGGTGTTTACAGTTTCTTGCGAGATGTCTGTGTCAGATGTTAGCCATGTCTTGCTCAGTGTATAAGCAAAATTATTGTCCAAATTGACAACAAGATACTGATGGACAAAAATCTAGCTACATTTAGGAACTAGTTGGTGAAAGGATCAACAACAGACTGAAGGCTGGGATGTAGAAAGGGGTCTTAGGCATATTGATCTACCATCTTTCCTGATGTCTTCTGACTAACCTTCAGCTCGCCAGAAAGAAGATGACATTATAGGGATATATTGACCTGTGTGTATTAGTTTGGAACACGCAGGGAGGCAAGTAGGTGGACATAAGTAACTGGGTTATTAAGCTTGCTGTGATTAGAGCTAAAATCCAACCTTTAGTATAATTCCTCCCACAAGGCCTCAAACTAATATAACAGGCACCTAATCATAGCAAATAGCCCAGTTCCTTATGT
The DNA window shown above is from Lepidochelys kempii isolate rLepKem1 chromosome 16, rLepKem1.hap2, whole genome shotgun sequence and carries:
- the TNC gene encoding tenascin isoform X5, with the protein product MGLPLQVLTCAIIALLHHHVNGGLIKRIIRQKRETGLNVTLPEDNQSVVFNHVYNINVPMGSLCSVDLDSANEDADLKPQVEPSKTYQEHTVNEGNQIVFTHRINIPRRACGCAAAPDIKDLLSRLEELEGLVSSLRDQCSSSAGCCHSGLTAEGQVDTTPYCSGRGNYSTEHCGCICEPGWKGPNCSEPECPNNCNNKGHCVNGKCICDEGFTGEDCSQLTCPNDCSDQGKCINGVCLCFEEYTGEDCSEELCPVACREHGKCVNGRCVCVEGFTGEDCSEPLCPNNCNNRGRCVEKECVCDEGYTGEDCGELICPNDCYDRGRCVNGTCYCEEGFTREDCGELTCPNNCNNNGRCSNGLCICNEDFVGDDCSERRCPKDCNKRGRCVNGKCVCNEGFAGAACGQVKCPKDCNNRGRCINGQCVCQEGFMGEDCSELRCPSDCSNRGRCVNGQCECDEGFTGEHCSQLKCPNDCNNRGRCVNGQCVCEEGFVGEDCGELRCLNDCNNRGLCVNGQCVCEEGFVGEDCGELRCPNNCNDHGRCVNGQCVCDEGYMGEDCAELRCPNDCNNRGLCVNGLCQCDNGFTEIDCSQQRCPSDCNNRGLCVNGLCQCDEGFQGVDCGERSCPNNCNDMGRCVDGHCICDDGYEGDDCANVSSPSDLTVTEVTDQTVNLEWKNENLVNEYLITYVPTSVGGLELQFRVPGNKTSATIRELEPGVEYFIRVFAILKNKKSIPISARVATYLPAPEGLTFKSIRETSVQVEWDPLNISFDGWELVFRNMKKEDNGDITNSLKRPDTSYMQPGLAPGQQYNVSLHVVKNKTRGPGLFRVFTTKLDGPSQIEARDVTDTTALITWFKPLAEIDDMELTYGPKDVPRDRTTIDLFEDESQYSIGNLKPHTEYEVTLISRRGDMASDPVKEIFVTDLDAPKNLKRLSQTDNSITLEWKNSQASIDNYRIKFAPISGGDHAEITVPRSNQVTTKATLTGLRPGTEYGIGVTAVKQDRESAPATMNAATDLDNPKDLEVTDNTETTLSLHWRRPLAKFDRYRLTYIIPSGMKNEIEIPADSTSYLLRGLEAGTEYTITLVAEKGRHKSKPTMVKESTAEPEVGELTVSSITPESFNLSWTATDEAFKTFTIEIIDSSRLQEPMEYNISGNLRTAHISGLSPKTDFIVYLSGSTRGFRTKAISVAATTESMPPLENLTVSDINPYGFTVSWMASENAFDNFLVIVVDSGKLLDPQEFLLTGAQRQLELKGLITGIGYEVMLYGFAQGHQTKPLSTVAVTEAEPEVDNLLVSDATPAGFRLSWTADDGVFDSFVLKIRDTDRQSDPRELIVPGHERTQDITGLKEGTKYDIELYGLISGRRSQPINVVATTAVGSPKALTFSDITENSATVSWSPPRTRVESFRISYIPITGGTPNVVTVDGTKTRTKLVKLIPGVDYTVSIISIKGFEESEPISGILTTALDSPSGLVAVNITDSEALAVWQPAIATVDNYVISYIAEDDPEVTQTVSGNTVEYDLNGLRPATEYMLRIYAVKGPQKSETVFTKFTTGMDAPRSLNAIEVQSEAAVLSWRPPRASVTGYLLIYESIDGKVKEVILGPEATSYSLSELSPSTQYTVKLQALNRALKSKIIQTIFTTTGLLYPYPKDCSQVLLNGESTSGLYTVYMNGNKSQSVEVYCDMTSDGGGWIVFLRRHNGKEDFYRNWRTYAAGFGDPKDEFWIGLETLHKITSQGQYELRVDLRDKGETAYALYDRFSVGDSKTRYRLKVDGYSGTAGDSMTYHNGRSFSTFDKDNDAAITNCALSYKGAFWYKNCHRVNLMGRYGDNSHSQGVNWFHWKGHEYSIQFAEMKLRPISFRNLEGRRKRA